CGTCAGCAGGAGGGTAGGGCCGAGCGGGAGCGCCCCGGGAACCCAATTCCACGAGCTCATCCTCGCCGCGGCCAAGAGCGGCTCCACACCCAAGACCAGGGGGTGGACGGAGAACCCCATCAACCAAGCGCCTCCCAACGGCCAAATGGATGAGAGCGCTTGGCCCACCAGCATCAGCGGGAAGACAAGCGATCCAACGAGCGGCACCACGACCAGGTTCAACGGGATCGACCACCACGAGAAGAACCCAAAATGCGCGACGAGCGGCGCAAGAGTGGCCACCGACGCGGCCAGAGAGATGCCTACAAAGAGCCCAAATGCCTTGAGCCGTTTCGTGGGCTTTGTGTCCAGGCGTCTCGATTCTAAGAATGAGGGCCGATAGTGGTTGAAGAGGAGGATTCCAAACGTTGCGCAAAAGCTCAGTTGGAAGCCGATGTCCATGGATGCGGTGGGTTCGAGCACCAAGACGAGCAAGGCTGCTGACCCAATCAAATGAAATGGGCAAATCTTTCGAATCCGCAATGATGCTGCGCCGAGCATAAACACCCCGACGCTCGCTCTCTGAGCGGAGACGGGCGCCCCTACGAAGACTACGTACGAAAGGCATGCAAGGCACACAAACGCAGCTGCGAGAGGTTTTGCGCCCACACGCCTTGAAAGAATCGTAGAGCGACGGATGAGGCCCACGAAGACGAACCAAGCGAGCCCGGCTACTACGCCAAAATGAAGGCCTGAGATCGCAAGGATATGAGAGGTTCCGGTATCCGCATAAGCCTGCATGACGCGGTCATCCATCCATGCCTTGTTGCCTGTGGTGAGAGCCACCACAAGTCCTGCCCACGGCGACTCGAGTGAGTTCACAATGCGCCGCTCCGTGTCGAATCGACGCGCCGAAATGACACGCGCAAAGAGGTCAAGTGGGCCAGGTTGATCACTTAAGGCCACCCACTCCTTGATCACTCCTCTGCCAACCACACCTCGTCTGTGCATGAGCGCGCGATAGTCAGTAGCCCACGGCGTGGAAGGTCTGAGGAAATCTTGCATGACCCCACAAGCTCGAACTCTCATGCCGGGTTCCGGCCCTTCATGTGTGTGGATTTCCCCCGTTTCATCGGATCTAAAAACGAGGCGCCATTCACCATGCTGATCCCGCAAATTCGCCACGTATCCATAGGCTGTTTGACGCACCTGTCCGTTTATCTCGCCTTCCAAGCAGGTCTCCCATTTTTGGTGCAGCATCGAACGTACCGGGGCGGCGCCAACGTCCCGCTGGTCCGCGAGATTTAAGCTAATCATTGCCCCCAAAATCCCCACGAAAGCCGGTGCGAGTTGCCGGACTTTTTCGACCCTACACGCCGCGCCAAGTGCAGTGATTGCGAGGGCTGACGCTACCCAGGCATAGTCCGGCCCGGGCGGCATTCGAACGAACACCACAGACGAGAACACCCAGGCGGCACAGAATTGTACCCATGGCATGGAGTACCAACGCAAACAGACCTCCTCCTCCTTATTTTCGGACGATTTGCTCAGGTGTTGAGGATTTTTTTCACTTTTTCCCACAAGTTTTCCACAGCCCCTGTGGAATCCTCGGTTTGTCCGTTTTTTGTCACACAAATGTAACGGGCTGGGGTGTAGTCTATGTTTTTCAACGCCTTACGGGTTTTCTTGCTGCCTCGGATTATGGCAAGGCCGTGTAAAACATGAGGAAACATGCGCATCTGGGCAAAGCCTGTGAAAAAGATTGTGGAAAACTTTTTTGACCTAAATTTGCTCTGAATAGGGGATGTGAGTTGACGGAAGGGATTCGGTCCCTAATATTGCCCCACCTTTACGTGCGGGTACGTGCTATGTGTGCACGGGAAACTCATCGGGACCGATTCCATGCTTAAGATTGTTCAGAAGATTTTTGGTAGCTCTAATGACCGCTTTCTCGCGAAAGTACAACCCGATGTCCAGTACATCGCTTCATTGGAGCCTGAACTTCAGAAGCTAAGCGACGAGCAACTCCGGGCCAAAACCGCGGCGTTCAGGACAAAACTCGATAACGGCGCCAAGCTCGACGATATCCTCCACGAGGCATTCGCCGTGGTCCGTGAGGCCTCGCGCAGAACGCTGCTAATGCGCCATTACGATGTGCAGATGATCGGCGGCATGGTGCTCCATCAAGGCAAGATTGCCGAGATGAAGACCGGTGAAGGTAAGACCCTTGTGGCCACCTCTCCGCTTTACCTCAACGCCCTCGCCGGCAAAGGCGCGCACCTCGTGACGGTCAACGATTACCTCGCCAAACGCGATGCCGAGTGGATGGGAACCATCTACCGCTTCCTTGGGATGACCGTTGGTACCGTGATTGGGGATATGGACGAGTCGTCCAAAAAGCAGGCTTACGGCTCTGATATCACCTACGGAACGAATAATGAGTTCGGCTTCGATTATCTGCGCGATAATATGAAGTATGACCTCAACCAGTACGTTCAGCGCGACCCCTTCTTCGCTATTGTCGATGAGGTTGACTCCATTTTGATCGATGAGGCTAGAACGCCTCTGATCATCAGCGGTAGCGCCGGTCTCTCCACTGAGTTGCCGGTCAAGGTCAACCAGTTCATTCCGTCACTCAAGAAGGATGAGGACTATCTCGTGGACGAGGAGCATCGCTCCGTGTCGCTCACAGATATTGGCGTTGAGAAGATCGAAGAGAAGATGAACATTCCGAATCTCTACGATCCGAATAACGTCGAGTTGGTCCATGCCGTTGTAAAGGCGCTGCAGGCACATACCCTCTATAAGAAAGATGACCGCTATATCGTCAAAGAAGGCGAGGTCATTATTGTGGACGAGTTCACGGGTCGCCCGATGCCGGGCAGGCGTTGGTCTGACGGCCTCCACCAGGCAGTCGAGGCCAAAGAAGGCCTGAAAGTCCAAGATGAGAATCAAACGCTTGCGACCGTTACATTCCAGAACTACTTCCGAATGTACGACAAGCTCTCAGGCATGACCGGTACGGCTCTGACTGAGGCCGAAGAATTCCACAAAATCTACGAGCTCGGCGTGATTGCGGTGCCTACCAATCGCCCGATCCAGCGTATCGACGAAGAAGACGTGGTCTACCGAAGCTACCGCGAAAAGTTCAACGCCATCGTTGAGCAAATCGTGGAGTGCAACAAGATTGGCCAGCCTGTGCTCGTAGGTACCACCAGCGTTGAGAAGTCGGAGGCGATCTCGGCCGTGCTCAAGAAGCGTGGAATCGACCACAGTATCCTCAACGCTAAACAACATGGCAAAGAGGCAGGAATTGTGGCTCAGGCTGGTCGTTTTGGTCGCGTGACCATCGCCACCAACATGGCCGGTCGTGGTACGGATATCTTGCTCGGCGGAAGTCCTGAAGGACTCGCCGAAGAAGAAGCCGGCGCCCAAGATGTGCCGGTGGAAGCCTGGGGCGAGCAGAAAGTCGCGTACTATACCGAAGAGTACAAAGAGGCGCTGGCCAAGTACGAAGAGATTTGCGGAGAGGAGCGCGAAAAGGTGCTCGGTGCTGGCGGGTTGATGATTATTGGCACGGAGCGGCACGAATCGCGCCGAATCGACAACCAGCTTCGTGGTCGCGCTGGTCGCCAGGGTGACGTGGGACGAAGCCGTTTCTTCCTCTCCTTGGAGGACGACCTGCTCAGGCTTTTTGGTGCAGACCGAATCGCCAAGATCATGGATACCTTGAAGATGGAAGAGGGTGTGCCGATTGAGCACCCCATGGTCACGAAAAGCCTCGAAAACGCACAACGAAAAGTTGAAGGCCGTAACTTCGATATTCGCAAGAATATCCTCGAGTACGATGACGTGATGGACACCCAGCGTAAGTCCATCTACGCCCTGCGTAGGAACGTGCTCAAGGGCAAGGACGACAAGGGGCGTGGCGTTCGCGAAATGACACTCGACCTCTTCGAAGAGATTGCACTCGCGACCCTCGACTCGTACGCATCAAGGGCGCTCCGCCAAGACGAGTGGGACCTTGAAGGGCTTGAAGTGGCTTTGCGCGACGTGTTTGGCCTTGAGATGACCCTCGACACGACCATCGGAAGAGACGGGCTTGAGCGACAAGTCTGGAAAGAGATTCGAGCCATCTTCCAAGAGAAAGAGGACATGACGGCTGCTGTGGCCAAAACCCTAAACGAAAGAGCTCAGGCGCAGCAGGCTGAAGTGGATGCTGGCGGCGACTGGGCAGGGGAAGAGGTCAAAGAAGTGACCGGTCGCGAGATATTCGAAGAGCAGGTACAAAATCAGTTCCTCCGCTCTATCGACCGCTACTGGCGCCAGCACCTCCAGCAGATGGAACAGCTCCGTGACGGTGTCGGTATGCGTGGTTACGCGCAGAAAGACCCCAAGCAGGAGTACAAGAAAGAGGGCTACAACCTCTTCGTGGCTCTTCTGGCCAATATTAAGACCAGCGTGGTCCGCTTTGTGTCTCAATTCCAGATTGAGTCGCCCGCATCTCTTGCACCACCTCCGGCCCATAACGTGCCGAAGAAAATCGTTCTCAACCGTCAAGATTCGGAGACCGAAGCGGCCGAAGAGGCTCGTAAGTTCCGTCGAGAGCTTCCAAAAATCGGTCGAAACGATCCGTGTCCATGTGGCAGTGGTAAGAAGTACAAAAACTGCCATATGAACTCGGAGAAGTCGGAAGAGGATGAAGCTCAAGCCTCATGAAGGTCTTTGTTCAAAACCTCAAATGTCTGGCTAAACACGGCGTCTATGAAGAAGAGCGTATCGAAGGACGCGCCTTCGAAATCGACCTCGCTGCCTGGGTGCCCGATCCCTCTGAGCGAGACGCTCTGAGCGCCACTCTTGACTACCGGCAGCTCGCCCAAATCATCATGAAAGCCATGGAAGGACCGAGTGTTCATCTGGTGGAAACCCTCGCGGAAGACATCTTGCGGAATGTGTTTGAGATAGACTCTGTTTCAAAGGCTGAAGTGACGATTCGAAAGCGTGCCACTGGGGTTCCGGGAGAGCCGGAATTCGTGGGCGTTTCACTTGCGCAAGAGAGGAACTCCTAGACATGTTCTACGATCCAAGTGGTTGGAAGGTGGGCTCGCTTGCCGGCGTGGATATCTCGATATCTTTTGGCTACATTTTTCTCTTGATGTTCTACATCGTGATGAATGGGGTCAGGGCGGGGATTCTCTTTGCCGCTGCCGTGACGCTTTCGCTCCTCATCCACGAGATGGGACATGCGGTGGTCGCCAAGTACTACAAGCTACGCCCCTCGGTCTTGCTACACGGCTTTGGAGGGCTTTGTTTTCACGATGTGGCGAAATCCGACCGAGACGATGCGCTGATCGTGCTCGCTGGCCCCATCATCGAGATCATCTTCGGCGCGCTAGCATTTGCACTTCTGGCCGTTGTTCCCTTGACCGGCGCACTCAACCAGTTTGTCTACCTCTTTGGGTTTGTGAGTATCTTCTGGGGCGCCATCAATCTCTTCCTTCCTCTTTGGCCATTGGACGGGGGAAAGCTCTTGAATCTGATCATGCGACGATTCACGAACGACGCCCGCGCACAAGATCTTTCGCTCAAAGTCAGCGTTACCGTGGCCATCCCGATCGGGGTTCTGGCCCTGATCAACGGTCAGTTCTTCATCACGCTTCTGATCTTTTTCATCATTCTGGACAATATCAACACCCTCAAGAGTGGTGCCGATATCGTGGGAAGGCGCTCCACGCCTAAGGTTTCGAGCTTTGCCAAAGAATTGCTCGCGAACGCCGAGAAGGCCCTGGAAGAAGGGGATTTCCGTGAGGCGTACCGCACTTGCCATCAGATTCGCTCAAATGGAGACGTACTTAGCGATTCCATGCAGACCCGAATTTGGGAAATTTTGGCGCTCACGGCCTACCAACTCGAAGAGTATGAAGAGGCTGAAGGTTGGCTCAAACGCGCTCCGAATTCCTCGGCGCTAAAAGAAGTGCGTTTGCAGCTCGAATCTAGGGCTTGATTCACTTGCTTATAGAGGGGGGATGGGCAATAGTCGGCCCCACAATCTTTTAGAAGAATCGTGGGATGCCTATGAATTCCAAATTTATGATGAGCGCGTTTTGCGCATTGGTTGGCCTTCCGCTCTCCCTGAGCGCACAAGGCCTTGCGACCTCGGACCGTGTCACGACTGCGCCCGTGGAAAACCCTGAGTTCTTCGAGCTCGACGCGAACTACTCGTTCTTTGTGCAGAACGGCGATCTGCCCGGTTTTTCCGCGAGTGACGAGTCCAGTGCATTCTCGCTCTATCAGAGGGCTAGAGTGGGTGGCGCTCTCAACTGGAGCACCCTCAAACTCAAAGTGGAACTCGATGGTGTGACCGGTAAACTCTACGGGGACGATATCCCAGAAGTTCCTGAGCTGGTCAGGACCCAAGCACGCCAGTTTACCAATCTGGACGAGAATTGGGTGGATCCTAGAGAGATCTACGTCACATGGAGTCCGGGACTCGCGGAAGTTCGACTGGGCCTGATGACCAGCGATTTTGGCCTTGGCCTCGTTGCCGACGATGGCCGAGACGAAGACTGGAAGCTCTTCAATAATAAGTGGGGCGGCGATCGCGGCGTGAGGCTCCTGGTGGCTACCAAGCCACTCGCGGCCTTTGCGACTTCGAGAACCATGAAGAATGTCTACCTCGGCCTCGGCGCGGATGTGGTCTTCCAAGATGATAACGCCAATTTCATCGATGGTGACCGTGCGCTGCAATTCATCGGGACCATTTTTTACCGAGATACAAATCCCGCAAACCACGATGATACCGAGTTCCTCGGCGTGTACGCGGCGTATCGTCAGCAGACTGACCGTGAAGTGCGCGACGTCACCCCTGAAGACGAGCTCAACGTGCTCGCCCTTGATATCTCGGGGTCAAAGTCTTGGACGGCGGACGACCTCTGGATTAGCCTTGGCGCCGAAGCGGCACTACTTTCCGGCGACACCACAAGGACGTACACACAATCGGGTGAAACCAGCACGAGTTTGCTCGCGCTCGGTGCCGCAGCTGAGGCGCAACTCACATGGAAGCCAGCAAACGTTTCGTTGAAGATGCTCTCCGGCTATGCGTCCGGCGATGCCAACCTCGATGACGACACCGTCTACAGATTCCGCTTCGACCCCAACTACAAAGTGGGTCTGGTCCTCTTCGACCAGTATATCCCAGCTGTGACGCGTGAGTCTTACGAGCGAGTCACCGACCCGACGCGCTCGGGAGAACCCCAGCGTGGTGTCTTTGGTTTGGTCAATGATGGTGCCATTGAAAACGCGGTCTACCTAAACCCGCAGCTCCTCTTTGGACGCCCAAACGGGTTGATGACCGGCGTGGGCCTGCTCTGGGCGTGGTCTGCCGAGCCCTTCTACGATCCATATTCGACCTTCGCGAGCGGCGGTACGCCAACCGGTATCAACGGGCGTTCCGAGGCGACCCGTGACCTTGGACTCGAGGTCGATGTGGCGGCCCAGTACAGGTACAAGATCGTATCTGACCTGACTCTAGACCTCAAAGCCGAGTACGGAATCTTCTTCCCGGGTACAGCTTTTGACGACGCGCAGGGCAATTCCGCAGCTGCACAGAGTCTGGTCCGCGCACGCGTCGGCCTCTCGTGGTGAGGTACTCTATGAATAAGCGACTTCTCCTTGCGTTCCCGCTCATTGCTTTTGGTTGTCTTGAGACGAATGAGACCGCCAAAGGCTTGCGTGTGGCCGCCGATAACGGTGGCTCCCAGGTTGTTTTCGACGTTGATGCACGGCCACTTCCGGAAATCCCTTTCCCGAACGATGTCGCGATGATCGTTGACCCGAGCATGCCTACAGGCCTGCGACTCAACGTTTCCATGATCGCTCCAACCGAGCTCGAGTCTGAGATCCGCGGAAAGGCGAATAAGCTCGATGGTTTCGGCACTTTCGGCCCGATTACCGTGGAGTTCACGCGTCCACTCAATCTCCAAAATATCATCGATCGGCATCGCGAGCCCGCACCGGATCTGACCAATGACGCGGTCTATCTCGTGAACGTGGACCCCGATAGCCCCGAGTTTGGGCGATTCGAAGTGCTCGACCTCGGTTCCGGAAACTATCCGGTGACCATGAAGAACCCCGCCAAATACTTCGATTTTGATAATCGAGTCATGGGGTCCAACCTCGTGTTCGAGTCCGTGCAAGAGGTGGATTCGAATGGCAATGGAGTGCTCGATCCTATTGAGGATACTGACGATGACGGCGTTTGGGATACCCCAAATGTTCTGAGCGCCGGTGGAGATCCTCTTGAGCCGGGACAAATGCTCGAGTTCTATGAGCGCGAGACCAACACGCTCATCATCCGAACCCTGGATGTATTGAGACCCGCAACCCGCTACGCCGTGGTCTTAACCTCGGCGCTCCTCGACGAAGATGGCAATCCCATCAATTCGCCGTTTAAGTACATCAATCACACACGCCAAACCTCGGATCTAGAGCCTTTGCGCCAGATCCTGCCCGAGGCGTTTCCAGGGCGATTTGATAAGAACTTGGAGCATGTTCGCTTCGCGTGGACGTTTACCACTCAGTCCTCGACGCGCGAGCTCGAGGCTATTCGAGCCGGACTCTATGGTCATGGCCCGCTCTCGTGGCTCACTGAGGACTTCCCGGCCGAGATGAATATCATTCACACGATGCGCGCCGAGCCTGAAGAAGGTGAGTCGAAGCTCGTTACCAAGATCCCGAGAATCGCCATTCAGGCGATCATTGAGGCGCTCGCGGACGACCTCTCTCCGGAAGGAAAAGAGGCGATGATCTCCTCGTTTGATAACGTGGATTATTTCATCTCCGGCAGCATGGTGACCCCGTATTTCCTGGTGGACCGTGACGGACTCTGGGGAACCCCGGATGAAATCGCTGAGCGCCGCAACATGTTCGATGACGACGAATCCTTTGATATCGACGTCAACAACGGGCGGGCCGCGGTCGGCAAAGACCTCCTGAGTTTTTGGTGTTCGATCCCCAAAGAAACAGAAGCCCGAAAGCCTCCGTTCCCCGTGGTGATCTACGGTCACGGATACGGGTCCGCACGCGTGGAAATGCTTGGGTTTGCAAGTGCGGCAGCGCGCCTCGGTATAGCCTCGTGCGGCCTAGATGCTGCCGGGCACGGCCTTATCCTGCCTGACGATATCAAGAACGACCCGTTGATCCCTCTGGTTTTGCGCAACACGAACCTCGAGAACTTGATCCCCGTGCTCGAGCATAACCGTGCTCGTGACCTTAACAATGACGGTGAGCGCGATTCCGGAGGCGACTTCTGGACCGCTGACATCTTCCATACACGAGACATCTTGCGCCAAACGGTGGTCGACCACATGCACTTCGCTCGCATGTTGCGCTCTTGGGACGGTGAGAAGAGATTCCCGGCCGAGCCGGATACCAACGACGCCTTCGTACGCGCTGCAGGTTCGATTGTCGCGGGCTTTGATGCCGATGGTGATGGCCAGCCCGAAATCGCCGGTGACTTTAACGGCGATGGCATCGTAGACCTCGGCGGCGAACAACCCGCGTATATCTGGGGGCAATCGCTTGGCGGAATCGTTGCGCCTATCGCAGCCGGCGCCGATCCTGCGTTCCGTGCCACGGCACCCGTCGCGGGCGGCGGTGGCTTGCTCGATATCGGATACCGCTCATCACAAACAGGGGTACCCGAGGCGGTCATTCTTCCAGTGCTTGGGCCCGGCCTCATCGGTCGGCCACAGCTCCACTGGGACGACGAAGCAGGCTGGACTCCAAGCGGCACCATCGATCTCGAGTGGCTCGTAACGTCCGCAAACCGAGCGCAATACATCCGATTTGCCACCCTGAATGGCATGGAAAACGGTGACCGAGTTATCCTCAGAAACCTGCGCCGCGAGGAGCGGCCGGAACTCGTCGAAGCCAACAAACTTCGCTCGTACACGGTTGTTCGAGATGGGTCGTTCAGGACCTCGATTGCTACTTCAGCGATCAGCGCCACAGAACGCCGATTGCGCCTTGGTTTCGATGTTCATTTGGATGCAACTGACCTCTACAAGAGGCAAGGGGAGCCGGAAGCTGGCCTGCGTGCTGAGTACTTCAGGCGCCGTGACGGCCGCGTCTATCCTGATGAACCCGTGATCGTGTCCGACCTAAATCAGGACTTTTCCGGAGAGCTGCCGGTTGAGGGCGCACGTCCATCAAGCTTTGGCGCGCGATTTGAGGGTATCTTGAGTGGGTCTGGTGAATACGATGTCCGAATCGAAGCCGCGGGCCGCGCTGAGCTCTTCGTGAATGGCGAACGCGTGATCAGAACCTCTGGAGGGCAGGGCTCAGAAGATATCGAGATCGACGAACACGCCCATATTCGTCTGGAGTACTTTTCAGAAGGCGCGCCAGGAGCGCTTAAAGTCTATTGGACACCTGATGGTGGTGCCGAGAGTTTGATTCCGGCAGACGCGTTTTCCACCCATCTTCCGCTCACACCTCAAGAGCTCGAAGAGTTGGAAAAGCGCACCATTACGTCTCTTGGAACAGACGCTCGGTCGTTTGGAGATCCAATCGTGATCGAGGTTTATGGCGCAGATGGACGGCTTAAGCAGACCATCGATACCTTCGAGAGAGATACGATTTTCGAGAACATTCTCTACCCTGCAGGCTCCCCTCTGGCGGCGCTTCGAGACGGGTATGGCATGAAGCGACAAACACCAGATTTCAGGCGGTTTCTTGGCCTCGCACAGCATCTCGTGGACGCAGCTGATCCGGCGGTTTGGGCGCGAACCTTCCATCGCACGCCGCTCAGCTTCCCCTACGAGACCAACCCCGAGTATCAGACCGGCGAAACCAACGCGCTCTACGTGCCGACAGCGGGCGACTCGTCCGTCCCTGTATCCACGGGCTACGCCATGGCACGCGCCGGAGGGGTCTTGAACTATCAGCAAACTGATGCGCGATATGGAAAGACGCCAAACCAGTACTTGATCGATAATTTCGTCTTTGAAGGTGTGCACTGGTTGGATCGTTTCGCCACGCATCCTCGCACTCTTTTTGACCACGACGACTTGGATAATGGGCTCTTCGTGAGTAACCGTTGGGAAGAGCGTGAGTTCAACGTGAATGTTGACGCTGAGAAGCCGCTGAGAGCTACGGTGAACACTTCTAGAGGTGTTAGCGCCCTACGAGTCCCCTACTTGAACGAAGAGGGTGAGCATGGCTTCTACTTGCCCGATCCGAACCGTCCCTTTGATATCGACGCATTCATGGCGAATCAAATCGCGCTCTACTTTGCGTACAAAGGTGAGCAGATTTCAGATGACCCGTGTTTGGCCACCTTCGACCTTTCAGCATGTGATTGGTACAGCGACGCGTGGTCGGCAGACTGAGGCTTAACGGCCTGAGGCCTAACGGCCTTTTGAGATGATTCGGACGCCCACGCGCCCCTCAACGTTGACAAGCTCTCCGCGGCCGAAGACTTGGTCGTTCACGAGGAGTTCCACGGGCTCACCCATCAATCGATCGAGCTCAATGATTGACCCGGCTCCAAGCCGAGCGAGTTCGTCCACATTTAGGCTTACTCGCCCCATCAATACATCGACTTGGACCGCTGAGAGATTTAGTGCAGCGGTCTTTTCGGGGTCACTCATCTCAAACTCCTGAATCGAGATCGGGTCATTCACCTCGGCCACCCAAACCTTCTCATCATCCCTTTCTTCCTCTCTTAGAGTCATAGCCAGATCGCCGCGGTCTAGGCGGAGTCGAAGAGGCCAGGGAAGCTCAAGCGGCAGCTCTTGTTGAAGGAAAAGAATATCACCGACTTCGAGTTGGTGGAACTCCACTTCTTTCAGGGTCTGGCTGCCCAACCACAGCTTGGCGCGGCAGACGAGGTTCGGAAGTTTTCGACCCCATTCCACAGGCTTGCGTCTGAACCGAAACTCGTTCCAAAACAAGGAGTCAGCCAAGATCCTAAAGAGGCCGTCGCCCCACTCCGCGCTCACGATCCAGGTAAAAGTCAGGCTATCAGCACGTTTCCGGACGTGCTCCACCAGGCTTGGATGTGGGGGCGAAGAATCCACTTCAATGGGCCCAAGCCCGAGGTTTTTCAATCCCCGAAGAAGCTTCAATAAGATGTAGAGCGCGCCCGAGAAGTCAGCCACGGTGTTTCTCGCCATCTCAATATTTCGAGTCTCCTCCATCTTGAGCCTGCGCATCAGAGATTGAACCGTCTGCGCTTCGAGAATGATGTAGGCCTTGTTTTGTTTCGGGGTTCGAATCTGCACCACAAATGTCTGAGGCGTAATCTCGGTCTTCTCACTCGGCTCGATTCCTTCAAAGTCCACGCGAAGCCTTCCGAGATTGTCCTCCAATTCCTCGGCGAGGCTTTCCAGATTAGCGCCCATATCGGTGATGTCCACGTTCGCGATCAACTCGTTGACGATTCGCATGAAAGGGCGTTGTACCTGCTCGAGCTCTTCAAATGGAAATGGTCTGACTCTCATTGCGCCACCTCAATCTTGGAGAAGTTGACCCCGTTTTCTTTCGCCTTTGCCTGTAGGTCGGAACGGGAGAGCATGAGGAGCGACTTGAGCTCAGGGTTGTCGGCTCGCATCCTCAACTCGATCCCGTCCTCCTTCTTCCAGAGGCGCACACGAACATTGCCTCGGCCCGGACACTCCACGTCCATCATCAGGACCTTCCGACCTTTGGAATCCTCTCCCATCTGCCCGGACGTCACCATAGTCTCGATCAAGCGCTCCACCACTTCGTGTTTGGCTTGTGGGCTCGCCGCGGCCTCGACCACTGGCGCTTGAATCGACCCGGCACTCATCTGCGGTTGCAGGCCCATCGCAACGGCCTCGTCTGGCGAGAGTTCGGCGGCAAATTCGGACTTCGAGTCCACCTCTTCTTGGAATTGGACCCCCTCTTCGGACTTCGGCAAATCGGTGCCTTCATTGACCTTGGAGAAACCGACCTCAGCGTCCTCCGAGGGGGAGTCTAAACTCTTTTCACTCTTTAACTGGCCTGATTCTTCCTTTAACAGGCCTGATTCTTCATCGGTTTTTCGCGCCTCTCCAAGCTCAAGCTTCGGGTCCTTCTTCGCTTGAAGTTCCTCCTTGCCTGACTTGGACTCGAGGGCTTCCTTAAAGCTCTTCTTGGGTTCGGCCTTAGCCGCTTCCTTTCGAAGACGCTGAACATCCTGAACGTCCTTTCCACTGATTTTTGAGATGGACATCGACTCACCTGGAAAAAAAGGCCTCCTATATATTTTCGGCCACTTTTCTCAGGTGTTGCGAAAAAAGTTCATTTTTTATATCCGCACGCCTTACATTCTCGGTCCGGCAACATCAAAAACACCCCGTAAACTGAGAGGATAAAGCTTGCGCTGAACGTGATCAAAAAGAGCACGACTCCAATCACGACCAGCGA
This Microvenator marinus DNA region includes the following protein-coding sequences:
- a CDS encoding PA14 domain-containing protein encodes the protein MNKRLLLAFPLIAFGCLETNETAKGLRVAADNGGSQVVFDVDARPLPEIPFPNDVAMIVDPSMPTGLRLNVSMIAPTELESEIRGKANKLDGFGTFGPITVEFTRPLNLQNIIDRHREPAPDLTNDAVYLVNVDPDSPEFGRFEVLDLGSGNYPVTMKNPAKYFDFDNRVMGSNLVFESVQEVDSNGNGVLDPIEDTDDDGVWDTPNVLSAGGDPLEPGQMLEFYERETNTLIIRTLDVLRPATRYAVVLTSALLDEDGNPINSPFKYINHTRQTSDLEPLRQILPEAFPGRFDKNLEHVRFAWTFTTQSSTRELEAIRAGLYGHGPLSWLTEDFPAEMNIIHTMRAEPEEGESKLVTKIPRIAIQAIIEALADDLSPEGKEAMISSFDNVDYFISGSMVTPYFLVDRDGLWGTPDEIAERRNMFDDDESFDIDVNNGRAAVGKDLLSFWCSIPKETEARKPPFPVVIYGHGYGSARVEMLGFASAAARLGIASCGLDAAGHGLILPDDIKNDPLIPLVLRNTNLENLIPVLEHNRARDLNNDGERDSGGDFWTADIFHTRDILRQTVVDHMHFARMLRSWDGEKRFPAEPDTNDAFVRAAGSIVAGFDADGDGQPEIAGDFNGDGIVDLGGEQPAYIWGQSLGGIVAPIAAGADPAFRATAPVAGGGGLLDIGYRSSQTGVPEAVILPVLGPGLIGRPQLHWDDEAGWTPSGTIDLEWLVTSANRAQYIRFATLNGMENGDRVILRNLRREERPELVEANKLRSYTVVRDGSFRTSIATSAISATERRLRLGFDVHLDATDLYKRQGEPEAGLRAEYFRRRDGRVYPDEPVIVSDLNQDFSGELPVEGARPSSFGARFEGILSGSGEYDVRIEAAGRAELFVNGERVIRTSGGQGSEDIEIDEHAHIRLEYFSEGAPGALKVYWTPDGGAESLIPADAFSTHLPLTPQELEELEKRTITSLGTDARSFGDPIVIEVYGADGRLKQTIDTFERDTIFENILYPAGSPLAALRDGYGMKRQTPDFRRFLGLAQHLVDAADPAVWARTFHRTPLSFPYETNPEYQTGETNALYVPTAGDSSVPVSTGYAMARAGGVLNYQQTDARYGKTPNQYLIDNFVFEGVHWLDRFATHPRTLFDHDDLDNGLFVSNRWEEREFNVNVDAEKPLRATVNTSRGVSALRVPYLNEEGEHGFYLPDPNRPFDIDAFMANQIALYFAYKGEQISDDPCLATFDLSACDWYSDAWSAD
- a CDS encoding FliM/FliN family flagellar motor switch protein: MRVRPFPFEELEQVQRPFMRIVNELIANVDITDMGANLESLAEELEDNLGRLRVDFEGIEPSEKTEITPQTFVVQIRTPKQNKAYIILEAQTVQSLMRRLKMEETRNIEMARNTVADFSGALYILLKLLRGLKNLGLGPIEVDSSPPHPSLVEHVRKRADSLTFTWIVSAEWGDGLFRILADSLFWNEFRFRRKPVEWGRKLPNLVCRAKLWLGSQTLKEVEFHQLEVGDILFLQQELPLELPWPLRLRLDRGDLAMTLREEERDDEKVWVAEVNDPISIQEFEMSDPEKTAALNLSAVQVDVLMGRVSLNVDELARLGAGSIIELDRLMGEPVELLVNDQVFGRGELVNVEGRVGVRIISKGR
- a CDS encoding flagellar hook-length control protein FliK; protein product: MSISKISGKDVQDVQRLRKEAAKAEPKKSFKEALESKSGKEELQAKKDPKLELGEARKTDEESGLLKEESGQLKSEKSLDSPSEDAEVGFSKVNEGTDLPKSEEGVQFQEEVDSKSEFAAELSPDEAVAMGLQPQMSAGSIQAPVVEAAASPQAKHEVVERLIETMVTSGQMGEDSKGRKVLMMDVECPGRGNVRVRLWKKEDGIELRMRADNPELKSLLMLSRSDLQAKAKENGVNFSKIEVAQ